The genomic stretch GTGCGCGGCGCGCCGAGGAAGGTCACGCCGTAGACTTTCGCCATGCACATCACCGCCAGCGCCCCGGTAATCGCCAGACCGACCGCCAGCAGCGGGCCGAGCAGACGCGCGATAAAGAGATCGGTCTGGCCGAGCGCGAAGAAGGACTGATAGATCACCCACTCCCCGGCAAAGCCATTCAGCGGCGGCAGCGCGGCCATCGCCATCAGCCCGACCAGCATCGCCAGTGAAATCACCGGCATCTTTTTGCCAATCCCGCCGAGCTTTTCAATATCCCGATGGCCGGTGCGGAACCAGACGCTGCCCGCCCCGAGGAACAGGGTGCTTTTAAACAGGCTGTGGTTGACGAGGTGATACAGACCGCCGATAAAACCGGCGGCAATCAGCGCCGGATGATTGAGCGCCAGCCCGGTCACGCCCGCGCCAATGCCGAGCAGGATAATGCCGATATTTTCCAGGGTGTGGTACGCCAGCAGGCGCTGGATATTGTGCTCCATCAGCGCGTACAGGCCGCCGACGAACGCGGTAATCATTCCGGCGACCAGCAGCACGACGCCCCACCACAGCGGCGGTTGTCCGCCGGTCAGCGTTATCGCCAAAATCCCGAACAGACCCACTTTCATCACCACCACCGAAAACAGCGCGGCGGCAGGCGCGGAGGCATTGGCGTGCGCCTGCGGCACCCAGCCGTGCAGCGGGATGATGCCGGCGAGCAGGCCAAAGCCGAGCACGCCCAGCAGCCAGACGTCGTTCCCCAGCGGATGCCCGTTGAGCGCAGCGAAGTCCAGCGTGCCAAAGCGGTGCCATACCAGCCAGCAGGCCAGCGCCAGCAGCAGCGTCCCGAGGCGTCCCAGCGCAAACCACAGCTTGCCGGAGGCGCTGCAGCCGGTCAGGAACACGCCGCAGAGCGCCATGATTTCCGCCATCACCACCAGCGCCCCGAGGTTGCTGGCGCTAACGGTACAGACCGCCGTCGCCATCAGCAGGTTAACCAGCAGGCCGTTGGCTTTAGCGTGCGGGTGGCGATGCCAGTCGATATTGAACAGGCTGATAAACAGCCCGCTCAGGCCAAACGTCACCAGCCAGATGGCGTTCAGGGGCGTGATCTCAACCGTGTGGCGAATCAGCGGCATCACGGTCTCTGCGGACTGGCCGCCGAGCAGGACGACACCGCCTGCCGCCAGCGTCATCAGGCTAGCGGCCGCCCCGCCGATCCCAGCGATCGCGCCGCTGAGCATTTTATGGAATGAGAAGATCAGCGCCAGAACAGCGGCGGCAGCAAAACAGGCTACCGCGCTGGTAATCATCATCGCCGCGTTCATTTCGCCCCCTCGTTAAGCGCCTGTAGCAGAGAAAGGTCGCCAAAATCACTGTTGATGGTCAGCTCGCGTTTACGCTTGCTGGTACGGGCGATGTCGCGAATGTTAACCAGAATCAACGCCTTAGTCGGGCAGGTGCGTACGCATGCCGGGCCCTGCTCATCGAAGCTGCACAGGTCGCATTTCACCGCAACGGCACGAATGCCGGGCACCCAATCCAGCAGCGTGCTTACGCGTGCAGGTGCCGGGGGCGCGGGCGGGGCTTTTGGCGAGTTGGCGTTCGCCGGAATATGCAGCGGACGGCTGCCGGAAAATTCAATCGCGCCGAACGGGCAGGCAATGCCGCACAGCTTGCAGCTTACGCACAGGCTTTCGTTCAGCTGGACAGCGCCATCCACGCGGGTGATGGCATTCACAGGGCAGACGCCCGCGCAGGGGGCGTCTTCACAGTGATGGCAGAGCTGCGGGGCAGACTCTTTTTCATTACGCATGACGTGCAGGCGCGGCATGAACTGCAGCCCATGCTGGCGATGCGTTTCCGAACACGCCGCCTCACAGGTTCGACAGCCAATACAGACCGTCGAGTCGGCAATTACAAAACGGTTCACCGGGTTATCCTCTGGTGATAGTCATTTTTGACGAAAAACTGTCTTGTCGACACTTCTCGACACGCATGGGTCAGGCCACGTTCGCTGAGGTATTTCCATCCATCAGCTGCTTCAGGTTGACCGGAAGATCGTGCTCAACGGCGGCATACAGGCCGTTATAGACCGGCGCGATTTTTTCCAGATAGTGCTCCAGCACCTGCTGGCGATCGCGGTTGCTGACGTGGCCGTCCACCATGCCGTCGGCCATCAGCTGCGCCTTTGCAATGCACTGTTTTTCGCCGTCTTTTGTCTCGAGGTGATACTCAATGGTGTGGCTGTTGAAGTTGTCCGCCAAAGTAACGTTGATGATGAAATGGCCGAAGAGGACAAAGCGCATGTCGCCCTGCGCCGCGCAGCTCATCGCGTGGTGAAGACGCGCTTTCGAGAGGGTTATGCCCTGAACCAGAGAGTTGCAGTAGAGGTGCCACTGGTCCTGCAGCTGCTGATGACGCTGCGCGATGTAATCCGCTTTTTCGCTGATTTCCCAAATAGTCATAGAAGGTATCCGGTTAATGGAGATAGCGGCTGTTAAGCAGATTCCATGCCAGTTTTTATCTTACTGATTTTAAATAGATTTAATTATAAAACCGCTGTCAACGCCGCGGTGTCGACGTGTCATTTCGACAGCGTTGACATCGTCACGCCTTAACAAAAATTAAGCTGGCACCGTTATTGCATTCAATGGCGCAATTCATTGAGGAGGCGCCATGCACGAAATCACCCTCTGCCAGCGGGCTCTGGAACTTATCGAACAGCAGGCAGTGCAAAACCACGCGAAGCGCGTCACCGGCGTCTGGCTGAAGGTCGGGGCGTTTTCCTGCGTCGAGCCCAGCGCCCTGCATTTCTGTTTTGAGCTGGTGTGTCGCGGCACGCTGGCGGAAGGCTGCGAACTTCATATTGAAGAGCAGCAGGCGGAGTGCTGGTGCGAGCAGTGCCAGCAGTACGTCACCCTGCTGTCATCAAAGGTTCAGCGCTGTCCGCAGTGTCAGAGCACCGGTCTTCGCATCGTGGCGGACGACGGCATGCAGATCCAACGCCTCGAAATCGAGAAGGAGTAAAGTATGTGTAGCACCTGCGGTTGCGCCGAAGGCAACCTGTATATAGAAGGGGATGAACACCGTCCCCATTCCGCGTTTCGCTCCGCGCCCTTTTCCCCTGCCCCGCGTCCTTCTGCGGCACTGACCGGTATCACTTTCTCTCCGCAACGGTCCGCTGCGGGCGATCTCCACTACGGCCACGGCGAAGCGGGTACCCACGCGCCGGGCATCAGCCAGCGCCAGATGCTGGAGGTGGAAATCAACGTACTGGACAAAAATAACCAGATCGCCGACCGCAACCGCGCGCGCTTTGCCGCCCGCGAACAGCTGGTGCTGAACCTGGTCTCCAGCCCCGGTTCCGGCAAGACCACGCTGTTAACGGAAACGCTCAAACGCCTGAACGGGCGCGTCTCCTGCGCGGTGATTGAAGGCGACCAGCAAACCGTTAACGACGCGGCGCGCATTCGCGAAACCGGCACCCCGGCGATTCAGGTCAATACCGGCAAAGGCTGCCACCTGGATGCGCAGATGATTGCCGACGCCGCCCCGCGTCTGCCGCTGGCGGATAACGGCATTCTGTTTATTGAAAACGTCGGCAACCTGGTCTGCCCGGCGAGCTTCGATCTGGGCGAACGCCACAAGATAGCGGTGCTTTCGGTGACCGAAGGCGAAGACAAGCCGCTGAAGTACCCGCATATGTTTGCCGCCGCGTCCATCATGCTGCTGAACAAAGTCGACCTGCTGCCGTACCTGAATTTCGACGTGGATAAATGCCTGGCGTATGCCCGTGAGGTGAATCCGGAGATTGAGATCCTGCTTGTCTCCGCCACGCGCGGCGACGGGATGGATGCCTGGCTGAACTGGCTGGAGAGCGAACGATGTGCATAGGCGTACCGGGACAAATCCATTCCATTGACGGGAACCAAGCCAAAGTGGAGGTCTGCGGCATCCTGCGCGACGTCGACCTGACGCTGGTGGGCAGCAGCGATGAAACGGGCGCATCGCGTCTCGGCCAGTGGGTGCTGGTCCACGTGGGGTTTGCCATGAGCGTGATTAACGAAGCGGAAGCCCGCGACACGCTGGATGCCCTGCAAAACATGTTCGACGTGGAGCCTGACGTGGGCGCGCTGCTGTACGGTGAGGAGCGTTAGCCATGCGTTACGTTGATGAATACCGCGCGCCGGAGCAGGTGCTGCAGCTTATCGGGCACCTGAAAACGCGCGCAGCGCTGTTGGACTACACAAAAGAAAGACCGCTGCGGATCATGGAGGTGTGCGGCGGACACACGCACGCCATCTTCAAATTTGGCCTCGATCAGCTGCTGCCGGAGAACATCGAGTTTATCCACGGCCCCGGCTGCCCGGTGTGCGTGCTGCCGATGGGGCGCATCGACAGCTGCATCGAAATTGCCAGCCAGCCCGACGTCATTTTCTGCACCTTTGGCGACGCGATGCGCGTGCCGGGGAAAAACGGCTCGCTGCTGCAGGCGAAAGCGCGCGGAGCCGACATCCGGATCGTCTATTCGCCGATGGATGCCCTGACGCTGGCGGAGGACACCCCCGCGCGCAAGGTGGTGTTTTTTGGCCTGGGGTTTGAAACCACCATGCCCGCCACCGCCATCACGCTGCAGCAGGCGAAAGCACGCGGCGTCGATAACTTTTTCTTCTTCTGCCAGCACATTACGCTCATTCCCACACTGCGCAGCCTGCTGGAAGAGCCTGGCAACGGTATTGACGCCTTTCTGGCACCGGGCCACGTCAGCATGGTGATTGGCACAGACGCCTACGATTTTATCGCTGAACAGTACAATCGTCCGTTAGTGATCGCTGGTTTCGAACCACTTGATCTACTGCAAGGTGTCACCATGCTGGTTGAGCAGAAAATAGCGGCCCTGAGTACCGTGCAAAACCAGTACCGCCGCGTGGTGCCGGATGCGGGAAATGAACGGGCGCAGCAGGCGATAGCCGACGTGTTCAGCGTTGAGGGCGACAGCGAATGGCGTGGTCTGGGGCTGATTGCCGAATCCGGCGTGCGCCTGACGCTGGCCTATCGCGCGTTCGACGCCGAAGCGCATTTCCGCCCGCAGCCGCAGCAGGTTTGCGACGATCCCCGGGCACGCTGCGGCGACGTGCTCACCGGTAAATGCAAACCGCATCAATGCCCGTTATTTGGCAATACCTGTAACCCGCAAACGGCGTTTGGCGCGCTGATGGTCTCCTCCGAAGGGGCGTGTGCCGCGTGGTATCAGTATCGCAACCAGGAGAGTGAAGCATGAATACGGTTGAAATGGCGCACGGCAGCGGCGGACAGGCAATGCAGCAGCTGATTAACCGGCTGTTTATGGAAGCCTTCAACAATCCCTGGCTCGCCGAACAGGAAGACCAGGCGCGCATTGACCTCGTCACCCTCACCGCGCAGGGCGACAGGCTGGCGTTCTCCACCGACAGCTACGTGATCGATCCGCTGTTCTTCCCCGGCGGCGATATCGGCAAGCTCGCCGTCTGCGGCACGGCCAACGACGTGGCGGTCAGCGGCGCTATTCCGCGCTACCTCTCCTGCGGGTTTATCCTCGAAGAGGGGTTACCGATGGAGACGCTCACGGCAGTGGTCAACAGCATGGCGCAGACCGCGCGCGAGGCGGGGATAGCTATCGTCACCGGCGATACCAAAGTGGTGCAGCGCGGCGCGGCCGACAAGCTGTTTATCAACACCGCCGGCATGGGGGCGATCCCCGCCGATATTCACTGGGCGGCGCAACAGCTTAGCGTGGGCGACGTACTGATCGTCACCGGAACGCTGGGCTGCCACGGGGCGACCATCCTTAACCTGCGCGAAGGTCTGGGGCTGGACGGGGAACTGCGCAGCGACTGCGCGGTGCTCACCCCGCTGATTCAGACGCTGCGGGGTATTCCCGGCGTGAAAGCCCTGCGGGACGCGACGCGAGGCGGCGTGAACGCCGTGGTCCACGAATTTGCAGCAAGCTGCGGGTACGGGATTGAACTCACCGAGCGCAGCCTGCCCGTTAAGCCTGCCGTTCGCGGGCTTTGCGAACTGCTGGGGCTGGACCCGCTCAACTTTGCCAACGAAGGCAAACTGGTGATTGGCGTTGAACGCGCGGCCGCGGAAGCCGTTCTTGAACAGCTGCGGGCTCATCCGTCAGGAAAAGAGGCGGCGATGATTGGTGAAGTGGTTGAGCGCAAAGGGGTGCGCCTGGCCGGGCTGTATGGCGTTAAACGCACGCTGGATCTGCCGCACGCGGAACCCTTACCCCGTATTTGCTAGAACCGCGCCAAAAGCGGTCAGCACTGAATCTTTTTTTTGCCAGTTTCTATTGGAAAGCAATATGCCGTATACACCGATGAGCGATCTTGGACAGCAGGGCCTGTTTGACATCACGCGCACACTTTTACAGCAGCCCGACCTCGGTGCGCTGAGCGATGCCCTGACGCGGCTGGTCAGGCAATCGGCGCTGGCGGACAGCGCCGCGATTGTGCTCTGGCATAGCGGAACGCAGCGCGCGAGCTACTACTCGACGCGTGATAATGGCAAAACGTTTGAATACGAAGACGAAACGTATCTGGCGCATGGCCCGGTGCGCCGCATACTCTCCCGGCCTGAAGTGCTGCACTGCAATTTTGTGGAGTTCCGCCAGGCGTGGCCGCGGCTCGCGGATAGCGATCTCTATCAGCCTTTCGGGCATTACTGCATGCTGCCGCTGGCGGCAGAGGGCCAGATTTTTGGCGGCTGCGAGTTTATCCGCACGACCGACCATCCCTGGAGCGAGGCGGAATACGAGCGCCTGCACACCTTTACCCAGATTGTGGCCGTCGTCGCGGAGCAGATCCAAAGCCGCGTCACCAATAACGTCGATTACGACCTGCTGAGCCGCGAGCGCGACAACTTCCGCATTCTGGTCGCCATCACCAACGCCGTGCTCTCCCGCCTGGACATGGACGAGCTGGTCAGCGAAGTCTCGAAAGAGATCCACCACTATTTCAAAATCGACGCCATCAGCATTGCGCTGCGCGGGCATCGCAAGGGCAAGCTGAACATCTACTCCACGCACTATCTCGATGAAGCCAACCCGGCGCACGAGCAGAGCGAGGTGGACGAAGCGGGCACCCTTTCCGAGCGGGTCTTCAAGAGCAAAGAGATCCTCCTGCTCAACCTGAACGAGCAGGACCCGGTCGCGCCGTACGAGCGGATGCTGTTCAACACCTGGGGCAATAAAATTCAGACCCTGTGCCTGCTGCCGCTGATGTCCGGCAACACCATGCTGGGCGTGCTGAAGCTGGCGCAGTGCGAGGAAGGCGTGTTCACCACCGCCAACCTGAAGCTGCTGCGCCAGATTGCCGAGCGTATTTCCATCGCGCTCGATAACGCCCTCGCCTATCAGGAAATTCATCGTCTGAAAGAGCGGCTGGTGGATGAGAACCTGGCCCTGACCGAACAGCTCAACAACGTGGACAGCGAGTTTGGTGAAATCATCGGGCGCAGCGACGCCATGTACAGCGTGCTTAAGCAGGTTGAGATGGTGGCGCAAAGCGACAGCACGGTGCTGATCCTGGGCGAAACCGGCACGGGCAAAGAGCTGATAGCCCGCGCAATCCACAATCTGAGCAACCGCAACAGCCGACGGATGGTGAAGATGAACTGCGCCGCGATGCCTGCGGGGCTGCTGGAAAGCGATCTGTTCGGCCACGAGCGTGGTGCATTCACCGGGGCCAGCAGCCAGCGACTGGGCCGGTTTGAGCTGGCGGACAAAAGCTCGCTGTTCCTCGACGAAGTGGGCGATATGCCGCTGGAGCTACAGCCGAAACTGCTGCGCGTCCTTCAGGAGCAGGAGTTTGAACGTCTTGGCAGCAACAAGCTTATCCAGACCGACGTGCGGCTGATTGCGGCCACCAACCGTGACCTGAAAAAAATGGTCGCCGACCGCGAGTTTCGCAGCGACCTTTACTATCGTCTGAACGTCTTCCCGATTTTCCTGCCGCCGCTGCGCGAGCGCCCGGAAGATATCCCCCTGCTGGTCAAAGCCTTTACCGCGAAGATCGCGCGCCGGATGGGGCGCAACATCGACAGTATTCCTGCCGAGACGTTGCGCACCCTTTCATCGATGGAATGGCCCGGCAACGTGCGCGAGCTGGAAAACGTCATCGAACGCGCGGTGCTGCTGACGCGCGGTAACGTGCTGCAACTCTCTCTGCCTGAGGTTACGCTTCCTGACGTAACCGCGCCCGCCGCCGAGACAGCGAAAGAAGGAGAAGATGAATATCAGCTCATTATGCGCGTGCTGAAAGAGACCAACGGCGTGGTCGCCGGACCAAAAGGTGCCGCCCAGCGACTGGGGTTAAAACGCACCACCCTGCTGTCACGCATGAAGCGTCTCGGGATTGATAAAGAGAGCCTCATTTAAGGCCTTATTCTGGCGGTGTTTTTCTGACACCGCCTTTTGTTACCCTGCGCAATTGTCCCTCATTGACACAAAATCGTTTCCTCTGTATAAAATTCCGCCTTAATAATGAGTTTCATTTGCATCAAAAATAATTTTAATGAAGGGTAGCGTTTCATGAAAAAGGTCATCTGCGCGTTAGGCCTGGCGATTGCGTCGGTCGGTTCTGCTCTGGCAACCACCTATCCCCTGACGATTGAAAACTGTGGCTATAAAGAGACATTCACCAAAGCGCCGGAACGCGTCGTGGCCCTGGGCCAGAACACCGTCGAAATTTTGCTCCTGCTGGGTCTGGAAGATAAGGTGAAGGCCAGCGCCTTCTGGCCGACCAAAGTGCTGCCGCAGCTGGCGGAACAGAATGCAAAAATCAAAACCCTGACGGTCGAAATCCCTACCCTTGAATCCGTGCTGGCGCAAAACCCCGACTTTGTTCCCGCCCAGACGCCACTGCTGCTGGGGCCTGAAAGCAAGGTCGCAAAACGCGACGATCTGATGACCCTGGGCGTGAACAGCTACGTGTCGCCGGGCATGTGCGCGACCAAAAAAGCCACCGGCGATATGTACGGCAGCCGCCAGAAACTGTGGGATATGACGTATCTCTATAAAGAGATTGAGGACTTCGCCAAAATCTTTAACGTTGAAGAGCGCGGTCAGGCCGTCATTGCCGATTTCAAAAAACGCGAGGCCGACCTGCGTAAGGAATTCGGCAAGAGTAAAAAAGACCTTTCGTTTGTCTTCTGGTTCTCCAGTTCATCCCCTTCTGCGGACGCTTACGTCGGCGGTAAAAATAGCCCCTCCGGGTTTATCGCCAGCCTGATGGGCGGTCATAACGCCATTACGTCCGAGACCGAATGGCCAACCGTGGGCTGGGAGAGCATTATTGCCGCCAATCCGGATGTGATTGTGGTCTCCAGCCTCGATCGCAACCGCTGGGCGCTGGATAACGCGGAAGAGA from Enterobacter dykesii encodes the following:
- the hycC gene encoding formate hydrogenlyase subunit 3 gives rise to the protein MNAAMMITSAVACFAAAAVLALIFSFHKMLSGAIAGIGGAAASLMTLAAGGVVLLGGQSAETVMPLIRHTVEITPLNAIWLVTFGLSGLFISLFNIDWHRHPHAKANGLLVNLLMATAVCTVSASNLGALVVMAEIMALCGVFLTGCSASGKLWFALGRLGTLLLALACWLVWHRFGTLDFAALNGHPLGNDVWLLGVLGFGLLAGIIPLHGWVPQAHANASAPAAALFSVVVMKVGLFGILAITLTGGQPPLWWGVVLLVAGMITAFVGGLYALMEHNIQRLLAYHTLENIGIILLGIGAGVTGLALNHPALIAAGFIGGLYHLVNHSLFKSTLFLGAGSVWFRTGHRDIEKLGGIGKKMPVISLAMLVGLMAMAALPPLNGFAGEWVIYQSFFALGQTDLFIARLLGPLLAVGLAITGALAVMCMAKVYGVTFLGAPRTREAENACCAPLLMGISVVALALCCIAGGVAAPWLLPLLGNAIPLPLTVANTTVSQPMIALLLIGAPLLPLVLMLFFKRDRLASRSRGAAWACGYEHEQSMVITAHGFAMPVKENFAAVLKLRHWLNPVGWVPGWQSAAAPVLFRRLAVIELAVLVVIVISRGA
- a CDS encoding 4Fe-4S dicluster domain-containing protein, whose protein sequence is MNRFVIADSTVCIGCRTCEAACSETHRQHGLQFMPRLHVMRNEKESAPQLCHHCEDAPCAGVCPVNAITRVDGAVQLNESLCVSCKLCGIACPFGAIEFSGSRPLHIPANANSPKAPPAPPAPARVSTLLDWVPGIRAVAVKCDLCSFDEQGPACVRTCPTKALILVNIRDIARTSKRKRELTINSDFGDLSLLQALNEGAK
- the hycA gene encoding formate hydrogenlyase regulator HycA codes for the protein MTIWEISEKADYIAQRHQQLQDQWHLYCNSLVQGITLSKARLHHAMSCAAQGDMRFVLFGHFIINVTLADNFNSHTIEYHLETKDGEKQCIAKAQLMADGMVDGHVSNRDRQQVLEHYLEKIAPVYNGLYAAVEHDLPVNLKQLMDGNTSANVA
- the hypA gene encoding hydrogenase maturation nickel metallochaperone HypA, which gives rise to MHEITLCQRALELIEQQAVQNHAKRVTGVWLKVGAFSCVEPSALHFCFELVCRGTLAEGCELHIEEQQAECWCEQCQQYVTLLSSKVQRCPQCQSTGLRIVADDGMQIQRLEIEKE
- the hypB gene encoding hydrogenase nickel incorporation protein HypB, coding for MCSTCGCAEGNLYIEGDEHRPHSAFRSAPFSPAPRPSAALTGITFSPQRSAAGDLHYGHGEAGTHAPGISQRQMLEVEINVLDKNNQIADRNRARFAAREQLVLNLVSSPGSGKTTLLTETLKRLNGRVSCAVIEGDQQTVNDAARIRETGTPAIQVNTGKGCHLDAQMIADAAPRLPLADNGILFIENVGNLVCPASFDLGERHKIAVLSVTEGEDKPLKYPHMFAAASIMLLNKVDLLPYLNFDVDKCLAYAREVNPEIEILLVSATRGDGMDAWLNWLESERCA
- a CDS encoding HypC/HybG/HupF family hydrogenase formation chaperone, which produces MCIGVPGQIHSIDGNQAKVEVCGILRDVDLTLVGSSDETGASRLGQWVLVHVGFAMSVINEAEARDTLDALQNMFDVEPDVGALLYGEER
- the hypD gene encoding hydrogenase formation protein HypD, producing the protein MRYVDEYRAPEQVLQLIGHLKTRAALLDYTKERPLRIMEVCGGHTHAIFKFGLDQLLPENIEFIHGPGCPVCVLPMGRIDSCIEIASQPDVIFCTFGDAMRVPGKNGSLLQAKARGADIRIVYSPMDALTLAEDTPARKVVFFGLGFETTMPATAITLQQAKARGVDNFFFFCQHITLIPTLRSLLEEPGNGIDAFLAPGHVSMVIGTDAYDFIAEQYNRPLVIAGFEPLDLLQGVTMLVEQKIAALSTVQNQYRRVVPDAGNERAQQAIADVFSVEGDSEWRGLGLIAESGVRLTLAYRAFDAEAHFRPQPQQVCDDPRARCGDVLTGKCKPHQCPLFGNTCNPQTAFGALMVSSEGACAAWYQYRNQESEA
- the hypE gene encoding hydrogenase expression/formation protein HypE encodes the protein MNTVEMAHGSGGQAMQQLINRLFMEAFNNPWLAEQEDQARIDLVTLTAQGDRLAFSTDSYVIDPLFFPGGDIGKLAVCGTANDVAVSGAIPRYLSCGFILEEGLPMETLTAVVNSMAQTAREAGIAIVTGDTKVVQRGAADKLFINTAGMGAIPADIHWAAQQLSVGDVLIVTGTLGCHGATILNLREGLGLDGELRSDCAVLTPLIQTLRGIPGVKALRDATRGGVNAVVHEFAASCGYGIELTERSLPVKPAVRGLCELLGLDPLNFANEGKLVIGVERAAAEAVLEQLRAHPSGKEAAMIGEVVERKGVRLAGLYGVKRTLDLPHAEPLPRIC
- the flhA gene encoding formate hydrogenlyase transcriptional activator FlhA; amino-acid sequence: MPYTPMSDLGQQGLFDITRTLLQQPDLGALSDALTRLVRQSALADSAAIVLWHSGTQRASYYSTRDNGKTFEYEDETYLAHGPVRRILSRPEVLHCNFVEFRQAWPRLADSDLYQPFGHYCMLPLAAEGQIFGGCEFIRTTDHPWSEAEYERLHTFTQIVAVVAEQIQSRVTNNVDYDLLSRERDNFRILVAITNAVLSRLDMDELVSEVSKEIHHYFKIDAISIALRGHRKGKLNIYSTHYLDEANPAHEQSEVDEAGTLSERVFKSKEILLLNLNEQDPVAPYERMLFNTWGNKIQTLCLLPLMSGNTMLGVLKLAQCEEGVFTTANLKLLRQIAERISIALDNALAYQEIHRLKERLVDENLALTEQLNNVDSEFGEIIGRSDAMYSVLKQVEMVAQSDSTVLILGETGTGKELIARAIHNLSNRNSRRMVKMNCAAMPAGLLESDLFGHERGAFTGASSQRLGRFELADKSSLFLDEVGDMPLELQPKLLRVLQEQEFERLGSNKLIQTDVRLIAATNRDLKKMVADREFRSDLYYRLNVFPIFLPPLRERPEDIPLLVKAFTAKIARRMGRNIDSIPAETLRTLSSMEWPGNVRELENVIERAVLLTRGNVLQLSLPEVTLPDVTAPAAETAKEGEDEYQLIMRVLKETNGVVAGPKGAAQRLGLKRTTLLSRMKRLGIDKESLI
- a CDS encoding ABC transporter substrate-binding protein produces the protein MKKVICALGLAIASVGSALATTYPLTIENCGYKETFTKAPERVVALGQNTVEILLLLGLEDKVKASAFWPTKVLPQLAEQNAKIKTLTVEIPTLESVLAQNPDFVPAQTPLLLGPESKVAKRDDLMTLGVNSYVSPGMCATKKATGDMYGSRQKLWDMTYLYKEIEDFAKIFNVEERGQAVIADFKKREADLRKEFGKSKKDLSFVFWFSSSSPSADAYVGGKNSPSGFIASLMGGHNAITSETEWPTVGWESIIAANPDVIVVSSLDRNRWALDNAEEKIKFLKSDPAVSQLDAVKKGHIVVMDGQAMNPTIRTIYGAEQVGEQLRKLGLN